Below is a window of Camelina sativa cultivar DH55 chromosome 11, Cs, whole genome shotgun sequence DNA.
GTGCATATGAGGCATATGAAAGGGAAAACATATATGATAGGAAACATCTAAAGATTTTAAACTTCATTAAGAAAAGGATTAATCTTCATAAATCACTTGAATGAGGCAAAACCACTCAAAATAAACTCACCTATATCCCGTAGTATTAAGGAACATCTTAATCAACTGCATCGCTGAGCACTCCTTTTTGTAACTATCAGTAAGAAGCTTCAAAATACTGCCTAATTTAGAGATATGTCGGCTAACCAACTGAGAGAAGACATCAATCGGAACCTCGGTTGCACCTTCGAATCCGATTGTCAGAAGCATGCGTGCAACAACTTTCTGTGACACGAGAGCCGCTTGATCATCACTAAAACCCATTTTTTCAGCTTTTTTACGGCGCAAAACTCCTCTTTCTTCCATCCTATGGTACTCAGGCATCATCCCAAGCCTATCGATCATAACATGACTCCTGGTAGTAACTTGCGGTAAAGTATCAAGTACCCCAAAGAAGTCTGTTTTTAAGTTGCCTTGTGCTCTGGTAACCGGCGAAAGGGCAGACTCGGGTACACAGTTCATTCTAAACATTGTCTCTGGAAGAAAGAGTATATCATCTTCTGAATTATCGAAGCCAGAACTTGGATGTGCACTAGATCTACTCATATGACCTAAACTTCGATCTTCTAAAAAAGGTGCACGCTTTCTCTTATGACTATCCACAACTCTAAGGTAAGTAGACATCCCTTCAGGTGTTCGTTTATCAGATTCTTGCCCTCCAACTGACATCCCATACTTAAAACCATACCTTGAAATAAACTGAGTGTACCATGTGTCTGGTAGCTCCTCAAACCTAGATCTTTGAGAAAGATTACTGTAATCAGACTCACTACCTCTCGCACTTGACTTGGATAGACtctgaaaattataatcacatAGAAATTATTAACACATGTACTGAaagatgaacaaacaaaaaaaatgaaaccactaactccaaaaaccctaaattgaagATTAGGCGCTATCAGTGAGAGTGAACAATACATACAACTTGCTCAAAGATCCACAAAGTTTCACCTTGGTTAAGCTAGGATTGTGGCGAATCCCTCCGTCTCGGTGAAACCCACCTTCGAGAGAAACGTTCTCCAACGTGTAGTATACATCATCTCCGTGAAGCTGTAAATCTGAAATTGAAACGGTTTCAACACACCTGAAATTGCCATTAAAAAACAAAGCTCCAGAGAAGGAAACAACCATACAATTAGGATTGAGCTTGGACACCGCGACAGAAGAAACATCGGAAACGGAAGCACAGGAAGATGACGCGGCGGTGGTATTGGATCGGAGGAAAAGTGAGACGGTGGCTTTATCGAATAAGAGGGCACGAACGCGGAGCTGGAGCTGAATCTGAGACCTAGGCTTGGACTCATCAACGCGCATAAAAGCTTCCCAGTTAGAAGGAGAAGAAACGTGATAGTGAAAGGAGGAATAGATAGAATCGCCTAGCCATGTCCGCCACACGCCGGAAACTTCAAGTCTTCTCGCTAGATCGAAGCCACGACCGTCGTCGCCGAGCAGTGCCATTGTCAGTTGTCACTTTAATTTTTCTGTCCAAGTTTGTTGACAAGACCATCTGTTTTGCGTACTGATAATGGGCTTAGTAGGCCTTTAAGGCCCATTAAATTTGCCtagtcaaacaaaattaaaatagtcaatttaaatttttttttttttaaaaaacgcgCCAGGAAGGGGTCGAACCTTCGGCCTTCTGCTTAGGAAACAGACGCTCTATCCACTGAGCTACAGGCGCTAATTGTTAATCCCACACGTAAACGTTCTTCTTACCTGGAATTACGCAAGAAATTAATACTAGCAGGGGAGTCGTCGATGGAGATAATAAGATAACATACgaatatgataatatttttttattattagttagTTACTTTGGATTGATGATTTATATATGATCTGACAACAATATCTTGgttataaaataagtaaataacattGTTGTTGGTATTTTGCAATTGGTGATGACGATAACTATTTTCCATGTAGAGACGTATACACTTCTGCACATCCACTATCTATGTGGTTCGGTTAGATTTTAAATATGACATGTTTGcattttactaaaaataatagTAGTACTAGTATTCTCTAACTCGTTGGATTAAGTGATTGCCTCTTAAATTAACAATTAATTCAGATTTAAGTATAAAAGCTTGCGCAGTTACACGTGTCAGTTCTGTATTCGAGACCATTACGATAAACGCATGTCACTTTGATTTTGTACTATTTGTTTtagaccaataaaaaaaacaaaaacaaaaagtcaactAAAAAACATAACTGAATTTCGGATTGAACAAGAGAGTGTGTGTGTTTACGACTGCTTAAGTGAGAATGAAATCGGTTAGACTGACTTCTCCGACAGAGCATTACATTGGTGAGTTTGGTGGCCATTTTGATTTGGACTTTGGGGCCcaattgagaaagagagagagagagattagatttGGATAGTCAAATTAGTTAAAGGGTTTAGTTCACCCACTATGCAAGGAACCTCTTCTCACACTAGTATAACCTTTCTCATTAAATTTACCAATTAAGTAACtaatcactttttaaaaaaaatgtattacgtTAAGAGTTTTGCATTTCACCAAAGACtacaaaaatattactttttgaGCAACAACTTCACTTaacttgttatttttatatgtgCTTGATCTAGATAATATTACAACAAATAATATACACGTAAATGCAAATCCCATTTTGTCAACCCACAAAACTGTACCGGCATTAAGATAATCGAAGTTGAGACTTCAGGTAAAGAATCACCAAATCTAgtaaatgtttattttaaaaaccattattctttttacttacatgtaaaactaaaactaaaagtatAATCTAACGGATGATAGCGCAAAGACATTCGCATAAAATTTGTATGTTACGAGAATTGGTAATATATCCCATGCATATTGTTCTTGTAGTCAATTTTAATCATGATCGTATCACGTAagctataaataaaataaaaactaattttttatttcacGTAATTCTCAAGTTATGAATGAGAGTTTTTGACGCTGTGGGTCCAAATAATAAACTATGTCGCGGCCTGAAGTGGATAGGATAAAAGGTTCATGATGACTCGTGACGATCGTGTCGCAAACGAAAACAATCTCATAAATGTAGTCTTGTCTTACTtaagttataaaaattataaacctgTTAGatttgttttagagaagttttttgttttataatataagatgtttttaaatttctattcaatttttagattaatttaatattttatattatgtagtattgtttttgattggttgaacttattaaaattaaagaCTTTTTATTCTGcgtattttaattaaaatattatatattttgaaacagagaaaatactattgattaagaaaataagatgtCAAGAACACTGGCTTCGTTTAACTAGTGTGGTGAAGCTACTTTGCCATATGTTTCCTTTTCTCGTTACGATGGCGCCACGATAACCGATAAATAAGATACGGCATAACCTTACCTCGAAAATCTCACATTCTACGGCATTtcataaataagttttttttttgtgtgtgttggttTACTCCCCTTACATTAATGAAGAAATTTGCTGAACCAGGACCAAATAAAACAAGTTGTCAGTATTTTCACATGGCTAATATTTAATGACAAAATTGAGtgaaaatgtatttataaattcgaaacaataaattaaaataatcttatttaCTACCATCTTTTAAAAGCAAAGAGGAGGTCTTGTCCTATCATTCACAAGTAAATTACGGAAATGCCATTGACTAAGGTTTGGATATTTCAACCGTCGGCGTGTCTGTTCGTTGGAAGGCGTTAGTTACGGCATCGTATCaccttttcatcttcttcaaaaatttaatattttgtccagtttttaaaaagcaaaagagaagggAACTTGACTTGCATGGTGGAAGTTGTATAAATatagcagagagagagagagagattctaaTCCATTACCACCCAGTCATCAAAATCTCTAGTCttaatctttctttctcctcttctttttgctttctaaGAATAACTATTTCTAAAGATAATCATAATCTTTTCTAAAGATAATCATAATCTTTTAACGAGACAGACAGCAAtagcaataagaaaaaaaagaaaaaaaaaaagaaaagagaaacctGAGTTTTACTGTTTGTCCGGATTCTCTCCGGCTCtgtgctttctctccttctccctctcggAGATGTTGTTACTCTGTTTCCCTGttttgtgttctctttgttttttggcAGATTTTTTTACGAAGCTTTGAGNNNNNNNNNNNNNNNNNNNNNNNNNNNNNNNNNNNNNNNNNNNNNNNNNNNNNNNNNNNNNNNNNNNNNNNNNNNNNNNNNNNNNNNNNNNNNNNNNNNNNNNNNNNNNNNNNNNNNNNNNNNNNNNNNNNNNNNNNNNNNNNNNNNNNNNNNNNNNNNNNNNNNNNNNNNNNNNNNNNNNNNNNNNNNNNNNNNNNNNNNNNNNNNNNNNNNNNNNNNNNNNNNNNNNNNNNNNNNNNNNNNNNNNNNNNNNNNNNNNNNNNNNNNNNNNNNNNNNNNNNNNNNNNNNNNNNNNNNNNNNNNNNNNNNNNNNNNNNNNNNNNNNNNNNNNNNNNNNNNNNNNNNNNNNNNNNNNNNNtttttttttttttttttttctcaagaaacaaattgttaattttccgacttgtttgttttgtctgttcatcttctgattttttttttctgcgtttgactccaaattaaaaaaaaaaaaaatcatcatttttttttttttttctgttattgttttctattatgcatttgaaattttagaaaccaaaaaaaaaaaaaacgtcctTTTGATTCGTTgcagagatggagaagaagatcagaGGAAGCCAAGAGACGGAGCTGGAGCTAAAACAGAGTATCGAAGATCCATCTCCAAGATGCGTGCTTGAAATCCCGGTTATGAGCTCTGATTCCGataacagcagcagcagcagcagttgTAGCTCGTGTTCTCCTGATAAATCAACGTCTCCGTTATCAACGACTCCTACGAACGTTTCGTCGTTTTACCAATGGAACAAGATGATCGATTCCATCAAGAAGAAATCGATAAGGAGATTCTCAGTCATTCCTCTCCTCGCCAGCTACGAGCTGACCCGTAAGAACATGCGTCGGAAACAGCATAAGCTGACTCCTTCTTCGGAAAACGAATTCGATTGTGGTCAAATCCTCTTCGCTAAACCTTCGTGGCGTAATTTCACCTTCGACGAGCTCGTTGCCGCCACCGACAATTTTAATCCCGGTAAATGTTCAAATCTTGAAAAGACCATACTACCCTCATGGTGAAACAGAGTCTTACGAATTTGTATATAAATTctctaaattttgattttgttgttgttgttagagaACATGATTGGGAAAGGAGGGCATGCGGAGGTATACAAAGGTGTTTTGCCGGACGGAGAGACCGTAGCGATCAAGAAGCTGACGAGAAACGCCAAGGAAGTAGAAGAGAGAGCCAGTGATTTCTTATCGGAGCTTGGGATAATCGCACATGTTAACCATCCAAACGCAGCTAGGCTTCGTGGTTTCAGCAGCGATCGCGGTTTGCATTTTGTACTTGAGTACTCTCCTCATGGCAGTCTCGCTTCTGTACTCTTTGGTACAAAGAAACCCTTCTTGTGGTTGGTTTTTTAGACCGTTgctgttgtttatgttttttgaaactttttttgtagGATCTGA
It encodes the following:
- the LOC104727180 gene encoding uncharacterized protein LOC104727180, which encodes MALLGDDGRGFDLARRLEVSGVWRTWLGDSIYSSFHYHVSSPSNWEAFMRVDESKPRSQIQLQLRVRALLFDKATVSLFLRSNTTAASSSCASVSDVSSVAVSKLNPNYLQLHGDDVYYTLENVSLEGGFHRDGGIRHNPSLTKSLSKSSARGSESDYSNLSQRSRFEELPDTWYTQFISRYGFKYGMSVGGQESDKRTPEGMSTYLRVVDSHKRKRAPFLEDRSLGHMSRSSAHPSSGFDNSEDDILFLPETMFRMNCVPESALSPVTRAQGNLKTDFFGVLDTLPQVTTRSHVMIDRLGMMPEYHRMEERGVLRRKKAEKMGFSDDQAALVSQKVVARMLLTIGFEGATEVPIDVFSQLVSRHISKLGSILKLLTDSYKKECSAMQLIKMFLNTTGYSNLGSLAELVRDSTKSHPPSNQKQSQVLQQQLHLQQQASLRLPQQIQRQMHPQMQQMVNSPTFQQQQQLERLRRRQVTSPRPNMDMEKDRPLVQVKLENPSEMAVDGNAFNPMNPRHQQQIQQQLRQQQIAAMSNMQQQPGYNQFRQLASLQIPQMQTPTPGTVRAQPVKVEGFEQLMGGDSSLKHESDDKLRSPPTK
- the LOC104727181 gene encoding receptor-like cytosolic serine/threonine-protein kinase RBK1, whose translation is MEKKIRGSQETELELKQSIEDPSPRCVLEIPVMSSDSDNSSSSSSCSSCSPDKSTSPLSTTPTNVSSFYQWNKMIDSIKKKSIRRFSVIPLLASYELTRKNMRRKQHKLTPSSENEFDCGQILFAKPSWRNFTFDELVAATDNFNPENMIGKGGHAEVYKGVLPDGETVAIKKLTRNAKEVEERASDFLSELGIIAHVNHPNAARLRGFSSDRGLHFVLEYSPHGSLASVLFGSEGCLDWKKRYKVALGIADGLSYLHNDCPRRIIHRDIKASNILLSQDYEAQISDFGLAKWLPENWPHHIVFPIEGTFGYLAPEYFMHGIVDEKTDVFAFGVLLLEIITGRRAVDTASRQSLVMWAKPLLEKKSVEEIVDPQLGNDFDETEMKRVMQTASKCIHHVSTMRPDMNRLVQLLRGDDRLAELQQKTGGARTVSLDECDLDHTSSSYLNDLTRHRQLLME